In Scleropages formosus chromosome 18, fSclFor1.1, whole genome shotgun sequence, one DNA window encodes the following:
- the LOC108926788 gene encoding C-type lectin domain family 6 member A-like, whose translation MLNRSLTTEKENLERENKSLKTIRGSLNRTLEAIFRFSNLPVNMFCPVTKSGAKERRCSVCQVGWKPYNSSCYYVYLSSPWNTWSGSRQECIKMGADLVTIDSEDEQRFISELATNYYDKWHGYWIGLRRSSNGWFWVNGDPLTTGFWISDPTDKHASQCVLTNTVNGTLYSWRDENNCHFHNRWICESKALIF comes from the exons ATGCTCAACAGAAGTCTGACTACAGAGAAGGAAAACCTtgagagagagaacaagagTCTGAAAACAATTAGAGGTTCTCTGAACCGAACACTGGAGGCTATTTTCCGGTTTAGTAATCTTCCCGTGAACATGTTTTGTCCTGTGACTAAATCTGGTGCAAAAG AGAGACGGTGTTCAGTATGCCAAGTGGGTTGGAAACCCTACAATTCCAGCTGTTACTACGTATATCTTAGCAGCCCTTGGAATACCTGGTCTGGAAGCCGCCAGGAATGTATTAAAATGGGGGCAGATCTGGTAACGATAGACAGTGAAGATGAACAG AGGTTCATTAGTGAACTTGCCACAAATTACTATGACAAGTGGCACGGTTACTGGATCGGACTGAGAAGGAGTTCAAATGGATGGTTCTGGGTGAATGGCGATCCACTGACTACAGG GTTTTGGATTAGTGACCCAACCGACAAACATGCGAGCCAGTGTGTGTTAACAAATACAGTCAATGGCACCTTGTATAGCTGGAGGGATGAGAATAACTGCCATTTCCATAACCGGTGGATCTGTGAGAGCAAAGCTTTGATATTCTAA